One genomic segment of Brassica napus cultivar Da-Ae chromosome A3, Da-Ae, whole genome shotgun sequence includes these proteins:
- the LOC106438359 gene encoding pleckstrin homology domain-containing protein 1-like: MENLWRIATGQDPNRQDYEGIEFWSNPERSGWLTKQGDYIKTWRRRWFVLKRGKLLWFKDQSSALTRGSIPRGVISVGDCLTVKGAEDVVNKPFAFEISSGNITMFFIADNEKEKEEWINSIGRSIVQHSRSVTDSEVLDYDQRR; encoded by the coding sequence atGGAGAATCTCTGGCGAATCGCTACAGGCCAGGACCCGAACCGGCAAGATTACGAAGGAATCGAGTTCTGGTCCAACCCGGAGCGATCAGGCTGGCTCACAAAGCAAGGCGATTACATCAAGACCTGGCGACGACGCTGGTTCGTGCTCAAGCGAGGGAAGCTCCTGTGGTTCAAGGATCAATCCTCCGCCTTAACCCGCGGATCCATCCCGCGTGGGGTGATCTCGGTGGGAGACTGTCTGACCGTGAAAGGAGCTGAGGACGTGGTGAACAAGCCTTTCGCCTTCGAGATTTCGAGCGGGAACATCACCATGTTCTTCATCGCTGATAacgagaaggagaaggaggagtGGATCAACTCTATTGGAAGGTCGATTGTGCAGCACTCGAGATCGGTTACTGATTCTGAAGTCCTTGATTATGATCAAAGGCGGTGA